From the genome of Aspergillus fumigatus Af293 chromosome 1, whole genome shotgun sequence, one region includes:
- a CDS encoding oleate delta-12 desaturase odeA, giving the protein MSSTALPKRVALHRNPTTESSVPSSVSHSPFDSPRQSPSSTSLSSMASDAEKTSSKMIDTYGNEFKIPDYTIKQIRDAIPAHCYQRSAATSLYYVFRDMAILASVFYVFHNYVTPETVPSMPVRVVLWTIYTVVQGLVGTGVWVLAHECGHQAFSTSKVLNDTVGWICHSLLLVPYFSWKISHGKHHKATGNIARDMVFVPKTREEYATRIGRAAHELSELMEETPILTATNLVLQQLFGWPMYLLTNVTGHNNHERQPEGRGKGKRNGYFGGVNHFNPSSPLYEAKDAKLIVLSDLGLFLVGSLLYYIGSTYGWLNLLVWYGIPYLWVNHWLVAITFLQHTDPTLPHYQPEAWDFTRGAAATIDRDFGFVGRHIFHGIIETHVLHHYVSTIPFYHADEASEAIQKVMGPHYRSEAHTGWTGFLKALWTSARTCQWVEPTEGAKGESQYVLFYRNINGIGVPPAKIPAK; this is encoded by the exons ATGTCCTCGACAGCTCTTCCCAAGCGCGTTGCGCTGCATCGCAACCCAACCACGGAGTCCTCCGTCCCAAGCTCCGTCTCTCACTCTCCTTTCGACAGTCCTCGTCAGTCCCCTTCATCGACGTCGCTCTCCTCAATGGCTTCGGATGCCGAgaagaccagcagcaagatgATTGACACCTATGGTAACGAGTTCAAAATTCCCGATTACACCATCAAGCAGATCCGGGATGCCATCCCTGCTCACTGCTACCAACGCTCGGCTGCCACGAGTTTGTACTATGTCTTCCGGGACATGGCCATCCTTGCGAGTGTCTTCTATGTCTTCCACAACTATGTCACCCCCGAGACCGTGCCCTCCATGCCGGTGCGCGTCGTCCTGTGGACCATTTATACCGTCGTTCAAGGTCTAGTCGGCACCGGTGTTTGGGTTCTGGCGCACGAGTGCGGTCACCAGGCTTTCTCCACTTCCAAGGTCTTGAACGACACTGTTGGATGGATCTGCCACTCTCTTCTGCTCGTCCCTTACTTCTCCTGGAAGATCTCTCACGGCAAGCACCACAAGGCCACCGGTAACATCGCTCGCGATATGGTCTTCGTTCCCAAGACCAGGGAAGAATATGCCACTCGCATCGGTCGTGCCGCCCATGAGCTCAGTGaattgatggaggagaccCCCATCCTGACCGCAACCAACCTCGTTCTTCAGCAGCTGTTCGGATGGCCCATGTACCTCTTGACCAATGTTACCGGCCACAACAACCACGAGCGGCAGCCCGAGGGACGCGGCAAGGGCAAGCGGAACGGCTACTTTGGTGGTGTCAACCACTTCAACCCTTCCAGCCCCCTGTATGAGGCCAAGGATGCCAAGCTGATCGTCCTGAGCGATCTCGGTCTCTTCCTTGTGGGAAGCCTCCTCTACTATATCGGATCAACCTATGGCTGGCTCAACCTCCTTGTCTGGTACGGCATTCCTTACCTCTGGGTAAACCACTGGCTCG TTGCCATCACTTTCCTTCAGCACACCGACCCCACCCTCCCCCACTACCAGCCTGAGGCCTGGGATTTCACTCGTGGAGCAGCTGCTACAATTGACCGTGACTTCGGCTTCGTCGGTCGCCACATCTTCCACGGCATCATCGAGACCCACGTTCTTCACCACTATGTCAGCACCATCCCCTTCTACCACGCTGATGAGGCCAGCGAGGCCATCCAGAAGGTCATGGGACCACACTACCGCAGCGAGGCTCACACCGGCTGGACTGGCTTCCTCAAGGCCCTCTGGACCAGCGCTCGCACCTGCCAGTGGGTTGAGCCCACCGAGGGCGCCAAGGGCGAAAGCCAGTACGTTCTTTTCTACCGCAACATCAACGGCATCGGTGTCCCTCCTGCCAAGATTCCCGCCAAATAG